The following are encoded in a window of Lynx canadensis isolate LIC74 chromosome B1, mLynCan4.pri.v2, whole genome shotgun sequence genomic DNA:
- the ADAM29 gene encoding disintegrin and metalloproteinase domain-containing protein 29 produces the protein MTVIKGLLYMRIIFLLHWFGVCLFFCGHTQAEHPQYNSPPEVVIPLRIPGTGRGMKPSGWLSYSLHFAGKRHIVHIKVKKHLLSRHLPVFTYTDQGALLEDQPFVQNDCYYHGYVEGDPESLVALSYCFGGFRGLLQINDIAYEIEPMTFSTNFEHLVYKMESEEAQFPIMNSDFMREKIVPQWESQEINNSTQKQSSYMGWWLHMFVIEIAVVVDHSLYLHIKKNISKFNEDLYTIVNIVDSIYDVLGLKLLLFGLEFWTEKNYIEVNDIRRSLRYFCLWKKENLDIRLPHDTIHLFINKTVRGMSGLGYVQGLCQSHINCAIVTNVEKTLGTVAIAMAHHIGHNLGMIHDTDFCTCAVPKCIMHFSNPPITKFSNCSYSYFWRYSIHQVKCLFYTIHTKDIFSQTRCGNGIVEDEEECDCGPLQSCAKDACCLSNCTLSFGSTCAFGLCCKDCQLLPSGKICRKQVNECDLPEWCDGISHMCPDDVYVEDGIPCNESAYCYEKNCNDRNEQCKQLFGQEAMSASQSCYKKINTLGDRFGNCGLKNAAYIRCNISDSLCGRVQCKNVTEIPTLHEHYTVHQFHSNDGICWGIDYHSGMPIPDIGEVKDGTECGPEHLCIDRQCVHISRLDSSCSPKFCNLRGICNNKHHCHCNYLWDPPNCLKRGNGGSVDSGPPPKREKIKRGYLLAFSLLWLLLLLCCLICLCLKKKSKEKEAESAKQTQTFPLKQVQKVPSKQMLNVPTQPEKPAQNVPPKPESKAPSRQESKAPSRQESKAPSRQESKAPSRQESKAPSRQESKAPSRQESRPPSRQESKAPSRQESKAPSRQESKAPSRQESKAPSRQESKAPSRQESRPPSRQESRAPSRQESKATLRQESRAPSRQVSKVSTQSAKQQKAQPSKPPQKLQSQVSLSLQQGTGGKQRPSLVKNVPK, from the coding sequence ATGACTGTGATTAAAGGTCTGCTATACATGAGGATCATATTTCTGCTACACTGGTTTGGGGTGTGTCTGTTCTTTTGTGGACACACCCAGGCTGAGCACCCCCAATATAATAGTCCTCCAGAAGTGGTGATTCCTTTGAGGATACCTGGCACTGGCAGAGGCATGAAGCCTTCAGGCTGGCTCTCTTACAGCCTGCATTTTGCGGGCAAGAGACACATTGTCCATATAAAGGTCAAGAAGCATTTGCTGTCCAGACACCTCCCAGTGTTCACCTATACAGACCAGGGTGCTCTCCTTGAGGACCAACCTTTTGTTCAGAATGACTGCTACTATCATGGTTATgtggagggagacccagaatccctgGTCGCCCTCAGTTACTGTTTTGGTGGTTTTCGAGGATTGTTACAGATAAATGACATTGCTTATGAAATTGAGCCCATGACTTTTTCTACTAACTTTGAACATCTGGTATATAAAATGGAGAGTGAGGAAGCCCAATTCCCAATCATGAACTCTGACTTTATGCGAGAGAAAATTGTACCCCAATGGGAGTCTCAAGAGATTAATAATTCTACTCAGAAACAAAGTTCTTATATGGGCTGGTGGCTCCATATGTTTGTTATTGAAATAGCAGTGGTGGTGGACCATAGTTTATATCTTcatataaaaaagaacatttcaaagtTTAATGAAGACCTATATACTATTGTAAATATAGTGGATTCCATTTATGACGTCTTGGGTCTTAAATTGCTATTGTTTGGTTTGGAGTTCTGGACTGAAAAAAACTACATTGAAGTAAATGATATAAGGAGATCTCTGAGATATTTTTGcctttggaaaaaggaaaaccttGATATCCGCCTACCACATGATACTATACatctttttataaataagacGGTACGAGGAATGAGTGGCTTAGGCTACGTTCAAGGACTGTGTCAATCACACATTAATTGTGCAATTGTTACTAATGTAGAAAAAACCTTGGGCACTGTTGCAATTGCAATGGCTCATCATATTGGCCATAATTTGGGTATGATTCACGATACTGACTTTTGCACATGTGCAGTGCCTAAATGCATAATGCATTTTTCAAACCCACCAATAACTAAATTTAGCAATTGTAGTTATTCTTATTTTTGGAGATATTCTATACACCAGGTAAAATGTTTGTTCTACACTATCCACACAAAGGACATATTTTCACAGACACGTTGTGGGAATGGTATTGTTGAAGATGAAGAGGAGTGTGACTGTGGAcctttacagagttgtgcaaaaGATGCCTGCTGTCTGTCAAACTGCACTTTGAGCTTTGGGTCTACATGTGCTTTTGGGCTTTGTTGCAAGGACTGCCAGTTATTACCATCAGGAAAAATATGTAGAAAGCAGGTCAATGAATGTGATCTTCCAGAGTGGTGCGATGGCATATCCCACATGTGCCCAGATGATGTCTATGTGGAGGATGGAATTCCTTGTAACGAAAGTGCCTATTGCTATGAGAAGAACTGTAATGACCGCAATGAACAGTGTAAGCAGCTTTTTGGCCAAGAGGCAATGAGTGCAAGTCAGAGTtgctacaaaaaaataaacactcttGGTGATCGTTTTGGTAACTGTGGTCTCAAAAATGCTGCATATATAAGATGTAATATCTCAGACAGCCTGTGTGGCAGAGTTCAGTGTAAGAATGTGACAGAAATTCCCACTCTGCACGAACATTATACTGTGCATCAATTTCACTCCAATGACGGCATCTGCTGGGGTATTGACTACCACTCTGGGATGCCCATACCTGATATTGGTGAAGTGAAAGATGGCACAGAGTGTGGCCCAGAACATCTCTGCATTGACAGGCAGTGTGTCCATATATCTCGCTTGGATAGTAGTTGTTCACCTAAGTTCTGTAACTTGAGGGGAATTTGCAACAATAAACATCACTGCCATTGCAACTATTTGTGGGATCCACCCAACTGCCTAAAACGGGGCAATGGAGGTAGTGTTGATAGTGGACCACCCccgaagagagaaaaaataaagaggggttACTTGTTAGCATTCTCACTTCTTTGGTTGCTTCTCTTATTATGTTGTCTTATTTGTCTTTGCCTGaagaaaaaatcaaaggaaaaggaagctgaaagtgcaaaacaaacacaaacgTTTCCTTTAAAACAAGTGCAAAAGGTTCCTTCAAAACAGATGCTAAATGTTCCTACTCAACCTGAAAAACCAGCACAAAATGTTCCTCCAAAACCAGAGAGTAAGGCTCCTTCAAGACAAGAGAGTAAGGCTCCTTCAAGACAAGAGAGTAAGGCTCCTTCAAGACAAGAGAGTAAGGCTCCTTCAAGACAAGAGAGTAAGGCTCCTTCAAGACAAGAGAGTAAGGCTCCTTCAAGACAAGAGAGTAGGCCTCCTTCAAGACAAGAGAGTAAGGCTCCTTCAAGACAAGAGAGTAAGGCTCCTTCAAGACAAGAGAGTAAGGCTCCTTCAAGACAAGAGAGTAAGGCTCCTTCAAGACAAGAGAGTAAGGCTCCTTCAAGACAAGAGAGTAGGCCTCCTTCAAGACAAGAGAGTAGGGCTCCTTCAAGACAAGAGAGTAAGGCTACTTTAAGACAAGAGAGTAGGGCTCCTTCAAGACAAGTGAGTAAGGTTTCTACTCAAtctgcaaaacaacaaaaagctcaACCCTCAAAACCACCACAAAAACTTCAGAGTCAAGTTAGCCTATCGCTTCAACAGGGTACAGGTGGGAAACAAAGGCCGTCACTAGTAAAAAATGTACCCAAATAA